The genomic DNA CTCTCATGCTCTCCTTCTTTCTTTACTGTACAAACTAACTGAAACTAACTGAaactaacagtctctctctctctctttctctttctctctcaattttaATTTACTGGGCTTTATTGACAtatgttaacgttgccaaagcaagtgaagtagataataaacagaagtgacataaacaataaaaattaacagtaaacattacactcacagaagttccaaaagaataaagacatttcaaatgtcatattatgtctatatgcagtgttgtaatgatgtgcaaatagttagtgTATGTGTCTATAGTCattatatggtcatacattgggcaggaagtgcagctcagtttccacctcattttgtgggcagtgtgcacatcacctgtcttctcttgagagccaggtctgagaACAGtggtctttctcaatagcaaggctatgatcactgagtctgtacatagtcaaagctttccttaagtttgggtcagtcacagtggtcaggtattctgccactgtgttctctctgtttagggacaaatagcattctagtttgctcagtttttttgtaaattctttccaatgtgtcaagtaattatctttttgttttctcatgatttggttgggtctaattgtgttgctgtcctggggctctgtggggtctgtttgtgtttgtgaacagagccccaggaccagcttgcttaggggactcttctccaagttcatctctctgtaggtgatggctttgttatggaaggtttgggaatcgcttccttttaggtggttgtagaatttaacgtctcttttctggattttaataattagcgggtatcggcctaattctgctctgcatgcattatttggtgttttacgttgtacacagaggatatttttgaagaattctgcatgcagagtctcaatttggtgtttgtcccatttagtgaatttatggttggtgagcggaccccagacctcacaaccataaagggcaatggattctataactgattcaagtatttttaaccagatcctaattggtatgttgaatctctctctctctctctctctctctctctctctctctctctctctctctctctctctctctctcgtcccatcTCTCTAACTTTATCTGCAGAGATGGATGATGAGGACtgtgaaaggaggagaggagagtgtcttGACAAGATGTCAGATCTGGAGAAACAGTTCCTGGAACTCAAAGACAAGTATGACTAATGAATTGGTCGATTGATTAATTGTTTGACCGATTGAGTGACAGTTATTAATTGGTTAATGTATTGATTGAACGAAGGCTTAGGACAAGGCTCACCTTCTTTATTTACTTCCAGTAACATATGATACAGGTACGGATATATAGACTGaccagtaatgtgttgtgtgtgtgtgtaggttgtttcGCGAGCGGTTGAACCAGGTTAAGTTGAAGCTAGATGAGGTGTTGACTGGTAAAGCAGGAGAATACAGAGAACCACTGGCAAGACTGCAACACAATATGACGCTAGGCACACAGGTGGCAGgtaactactactagtactactactagtactactagtactactactaatacaactaccatttccactactactactaccactatcactactactactactactactactactactactactactactagtactactactaatactactacaactaccatttccactactactactaccactatcactactacttcaactactactactactactactactactactactactactactactactactaccactaccatcaccactactactactaccactatcacaACTActtcaactactactactactactactatcactactacttcaactactactactactactacacaacatGACACTACGCACACAGGTGGCAGgtaaatactactactactactactactactactactactactactactactactactactactactactactactactactactactactactactactactactactactactactactactactactactactactactactactactactactacacccgtgtggctcagttggtagagcatggtgtttgcaatgccagggttgtgggttcgattcccacgggggaccagtatagagaaaaaaaaaaaaatgtatgcattcactactaagtcgctctggataaccaCATTATCCTACGCACATAGATGGCAGGGTACACCTACTACCAGTACAGGGTACACCTACTACCAGTACTACTATTAAtgttactactacaacaacacaacatgacgctACCCACACAGATGGCAGGTAACTACTCTACACAGCTactaatactgctgctactaccaccgctactactacatctactactgaTAGTACtgctaccaatactactactactgctaaggcactgcatctcaatgctagaggcgtcactacagaccctggtttgatcccgggctgtatcacaaccggccgtgatagggagtcccatagggcggtgcacaattggcccagcgtcgtccttgttaggggagggtttggccggggtgggccgtcactgtaaataggaattagttcttaactgacttgcctcgttaaataaaggattAAATTAAATATTACTTTGCTATACACGTGGCTCATATTGCAATTACAACAGCATTTCTTTACTTAAAATTTCACCTGAAGTCAAAATTCATACATTTTCTGTTATTCGTCAAACACAAAgtacaatgtatttttttttttaaattgatttgaataaaatattttttgaatGTTTTTTTCATGTTTCTCTTTCTCTAAGGTGTGTACAGAGATCTGTGTCTGCAGGTGGTCAAACACAAGTATGAGTGTGATCTACAGGGAGCTCGACAACATCTGGAGAGTGAGAGGAACTTGTTGTTTGATGCTATGAAGACAGAACTGCTGGACAAGATCAGACGACTGGAAGTGGATAGACAGAGTGTAGACCTCAcctcaggtaaacacacacagacggatACAAGCACATCAGAGCTATCATCAGAGCTATCATCAGAGCTATCATCAGAGCTATCATCAGAGCTATCATCAGAGCTATGTCCGCGTAATGACTAACCTTGCCTATGAACTGAAGATACCAATGTCACCTACAGAACATGTTTGTCTTTCAGGaatgaatctctctctccctctctctcactctctatctttctctaactctctctctctctttctctcactctctatctttctctaactctctctctctttctctctctcactctctctctctaactctctccttaactctctctctctctctctctctctccctaactctctcttcctaactctctctaactctctccctaactctctctccctaactctctctccctaactctctctctctctctctctctgcatgtctctctctctctctctctcagagtggTGGAGTGATGAGGTAAAGGGGAAGAAGTGTAAAAGGAGGAGTTTGTCTGGTCCGGAGAGGAAGAAGAAGGccctagtgtctggtaatatttatctctatttaacccttctagtgtctggtaatatttatctctcttctcccttctagtgtctggtaatatttatctctatttaacccttctagtgtctggtaatatttatctctatttacccttctagtgtctggtaatatttatctctatttacccttctagtgtctggtaatatttatgtctatttacccttctagtgtctggtaatatttatctctatttacccttctagtgtctggtaatatttatctctattaacccttctagtgtctggtaatatttatctctatttacccttctagtgtctggtaatatttatctctatttaacccttctagtgtctggtaatatttatctctatttacccttctagtgtctggtaatatttatctctatttacccttctagtgtctggtaatatttatgtctatttacccttctagtgtctggtaatatttatctctatttaacccttctagtgtctggtaatatttctctctattaacccttctagtgtctggtaatatttatctctatttaacccttctagtgtctggtaatatttatctctatttacccttctagtgtctggtaatatttatctctattaacccttctagtgtctggtaatatttatctct from Salmo salar chromosome ssa07, Ssal_v3.1, whole genome shotgun sequence includes the following:
- the LOC106608459 gene encoding breast cancer metastasis-suppressor 1 homolog, which codes for MPAQPSVNEPEEEMEVEGDSELQEANGKMEEKRVREGGDGEEETMDESTEERESDLDESEEESSEMDDEDCERRRGECLDKMSDLEKQFLELKDKLFRERLNQVKLKLDEVLTGKAGEYREPLARLQHNMTLGTQVAGVYRDLCLQVVKHKYECDLQGARQHLESERNLLFDAMKTELLDKIRRLEVDRQSVDLTSEWWSDEVKGKKCKRRSLSGPERKKKALVSGPFIVYMLRDIDILEDWAAIQKAKAALMPLKKKTDKR